Proteins from one Haloimpatiens sp. FM7315 genomic window:
- the cbiQ gene encoding cobalt ECF transporter T component CbiQ, which produces MLLIDKYAYNNKLRKINPMAKFIFAIGLLILSLIFKDYIFEIIVFSFVSFIIVAFAKIPLKQYIKLLLIPMIFLIISIITILISISKDSNLFLYSVKISSTYFGVTKESIEITRLIFFRAMASVSATYFIALTIPMNELIIVFKAFRLPKVFIELMVLIYRFIFIFLEECKEIYNAEEMRFGYMGLRNSYKSLSLLIVCLFVRVMIKYEDLTISLESKLYDGEFKM; this is translated from the coding sequence GTGCTTCTGATAGATAAGTACGCATATAATAATAAGCTAAGAAAAATTAATCCTATGGCAAAGTTTATATTTGCCATAGGACTACTTATACTCTCTTTAATATTTAAAGATTATATTTTTGAGATTATTGTATTTTCTTTTGTAAGCTTTATTATTGTAGCTTTTGCAAAAATACCTTTGAAACAATACATAAAACTCCTATTGATACCTATGATTTTTTTGATAATAAGTATAATTACAATATTGATATCAATATCTAAAGATAGCAATTTATTTCTTTATAGTGTTAAGATTTCAAGTACATATTTTGGAGTGACTAAAGAGTCTATAGAAATTACAAGGCTTATTTTCTTTAGAGCTATGGCCTCAGTTTCTGCAACCTACTTTATAGCACTTACAATACCCATGAATGAACTTATAATAGTCTTCAAAGCCTTTAGGCTTCCAAAGGTTTTTATAGAACTTATGGTACTTATTTATAGATTTATTTTCATATTCTTAGAGGAATGTAAGGAAATTTATAATGCTGAGGAAATGAGATTCGGCTATATGGGACTTAGAAATTCTTATAAATCCTTATCTCTTCTTATAGTGTGTCTATTTGTAAGGGTGATGATAAAATATGAAGACCTTACAATATCTCTTGAAAGTAAGCTTTATGATGGAGAATTTAAAATGTAA
- a CDS encoding energy-coupling factor ABC transporter ATP-binding protein, protein MLKTEKLKYVYEDGTVALDNINIDLGKGERIGIIGSNGSGKSTLFLNIMGILKPKKGAVIFNNAPIKYNKKYLRKFRESVGIVFQDPDKQIFYSNVYDDVAFALRNLGYDEDKIKERVENALKKTGAYAFKDKPVHFLSYGQKKRVAISGVLAMNSDIILFDEPTAGLDPVMTEAVRDIIYKLSSENKKIIMSSHNMDSIYEICDYVYVLDKGRIIGEGAVEEVFVKDQLLQKAGLNEPWLVKIHKNMGIPLFKDEESLYKYWRENNLCKLQ, encoded by the coding sequence ATGCTGAAAACTGAAAAATTAAAATATGTCTATGAAGATGGAACGGTGGCACTTGATAATATAAATATTGATTTGGGAAAAGGAGAGAGAATTGGAATCATTGGCTCAAATGGTTCTGGTAAATCTACCCTTTTTTTAAATATCATGGGCATATTAAAGCCTAAAAAGGGAGCGGTAATCTTTAATAATGCCCCAATTAAGTACAATAAAAAGTATTTAAGGAAATTCAGGGAAAGTGTTGGAATAGTATTTCAAGACCCAGATAAGCAGATATTTTATTCAAATGTTTACGATGATGTTGCTTTTGCCCTTAGAAATTTAGGTTATGATGAAGACAAGATTAAAGAAAGGGTTGAAAATGCCTTAAAAAAAACTGGAGCCTATGCTTTTAAGGATAAGCCAGTGCATTTTTTAAGCTATGGTCAAAAGAAAAGAGTTGCAATATCAGGAGTTTTGGCTATGAATAGTGATATAATATTATTTGATGAGCCTACCGCAGGATTAGACCCTGTTATGACAGAAGCTGTTAGAGATATTATATATAAATTAAGCAGTGAAAACAAAAAAATCATAATGTCCAGTCACAATATGGATTCTATATATGAAATCTGTGATTATGTTTATGTCTTAGACAAGGGAAGAATTATTGGTGAAGGTGCTGTAGAGGAAGTTTTTGTAAAAGATCAGCTTTTACAAAAAGCAGGGCTTAATGAACCTTGGCTTGTAAAAATTCATAAAAATATGGGCATTCCTCTTTTTAAAGATGAGGAGTCTCTTTATAAATATTGGAGGGAAAATAATTTATGCAAGTTGCAGTAA
- a CDS encoding bifunctional precorrin-2 dehydrogenase/sirohydrochlorin ferrochelatase, giving the protein MFYPMMVDIEDKNIVIVGAGKVAFRKAKKFLEFGAIVSVVGKHIIEEFYDLKTQYDKKIDIIEDVCREKYLSHAFMVVAATSSFNVNKDINKFCVENNILCNVVDNIEDSSFIVPSTVQRGDLTLAISTLGNSPFLCSKIKKELEDKYGREYEEYVDILGKIRDIVLENYKDEKDRKDVLRYIVDLNLDELKEFYIKIRLKFYR; this is encoded by the coding sequence ATGTTTTATCCAATGATGGTAGATATAGAAGATAAAAACATAGTCATAGTTGGGGCTGGAAAAGTTGCCTTTAGAAAGGCTAAAAAGTTTTTAGAATTTGGAGCTATAGTATCAGTTGTAGGAAAGCACATAATAGAAGAATTTTACGATTTAAAAACCCAATATGATAAAAAAATTGATATAATAGAAGATGTGTGTAGGGAGAAGTATTTGTCTCATGCCTTTATGGTGGTAGCAGCAACTTCTTCTTTTAATGTAAATAAGGATATTAATAAATTTTGTGTTGAAAATAACATACTTTGTAATGTAGTTGATAATATAGAAGATTCAAGCTTTATTGTTCCCTCAACAGTTCAAAGAGGGGACTTAACTCTAGCCATATCTACTTTAGGTAACAGTCCTTTTCTGTGTTCTAAAATAAAAAAAGAGTTAGAAGATAAATATGGTAGGGAATACGAAGAATATGTAGATATTTTGGGAAAAATTAGAGATATAGTTTTAGAAAATTACAAGGATGAAAAAGATAGAAAAGATGTTTTGAGATATATTGTAGATTTAAATTTAGATGAGCTTAAGGAATTTTATATTAAGATTAGGTTAAAGTTTTATAGATAA
- the hemA gene encoding glutamyl-tRNA reductase, translated as MQVAVIGVNHNTPIEIREKVAFTESKKIDGINYLLDKSIDEAIILSTCNRSEIYISGKDIEDSIKEVIEFYKEFFNILNIEDYVFVKLGKDAIDHIYMVAAGMDSAVLGEDQILGQVKDALDFSMELGGSKKILNKLFREAITAAKKIKAQLKISEIPLSTSYIGIKLLKSNLGDLKDKKALIVGAGKISSLSLKYLVEEDLSKVYITNRTHGKLKNLRADFKNVEILDYENRYSVIDDVDIIITATSAPHIIFKKNAMPNIKRQLYILDLALPRDVEEKVGEINKVHLYDLDDLKKASLNNLIKREELSKKALDIIEEDVKKFIKWLSKIRVDPVIKSLNHRCEEIQMDTFEYINRKLDLDSREKKIVDKMLKSALKRVVREPIKNLKEIKEKENMDEYIKVLNKLFDF; from the coding sequence ATGCAAGTTGCAGTAATAGGTGTCAATCACAATACTCCTATTGAGATAAGAGAAAAAGTAGCTTTTACAGAAAGTAAAAAAATAGATGGGATAAATTATCTTTTAGACAAATCTATAGATGAAGCTATTATTTTATCTACCTGTAATAGAAGCGAGATTTATATTTCAGGTAAAGATATTGAGGATTCTATTAAAGAAGTCATAGAATTTTATAAGGAATTTTTTAATATTTTAAACATAGAAGATTATGTTTTTGTAAAACTAGGAAAAGATGCCATAGACCACATTTATATGGTGGCTGCGGGAATGGATTCTGCAGTGCTTGGGGAAGATCAGATATTAGGACAAGTTAAAGATGCCTTGGATTTTTCTATGGAGCTTGGTGGTAGCAAGAAAATACTAAATAAACTTTTTAGAGAAGCAATAACAGCTGCAAAAAAGATAAAAGCTCAGCTTAAAATTTCTGAAATTCCTTTATCTACAAGCTACATAGGAATAAAACTTTTAAAAAGCAATTTAGGAGATTTAAAAGATAAAAAAGCTCTCATAGTAGGAGCTGGAAAAATTAGCAGCTTAAGCTTAAAGTACTTAGTAGAAGAGGATTTATCTAAAGTTTACATAACCAACAGAACTCATGGAAAATTAAAAAACCTACGGGCTGATTTTAAAAATGTTGAAATTTTAGATTATGAAAACAGGTATTCAGTAATTGATGATGTAGATATAATCATTACAGCTACCTCTGCCCCACATATAATATTTAAGAAAAATGCAATGCCAAACATAAAAAGACAGCTTTACATACTAGATTTAGCTCTTCCAAGAGATGTGGAGGAGAAGGTAGGGGAAATAAATAAAGTACATCTTTATGATTTAGATGATTTAAAAAAGGCCTCTTTGAATAATTTAATAAAAAGAGAGGAATTGTCTAAAAAAGCTTTGGATATAATAGAAGAAGACGTTAAAAAGTTTATAAAGTGGCTTTCAAAGATAAGAGTTGACCCAGTAATAAAGTCTTTAAACCATAGATGTGAGGAAATACAAATGGACACCTTTGAGTACATAAATAGAAAATTAGATTTAGATTCTAGAGAGAAAAAAATAGTAGATAAAATGCTTAAATCTGCCCTTAAAAGAGTTGTAAGAGAACCTATTAAAAATTTAAAAGAAATCAAAGAGAAAGAAAATATGGATGAGTATATTAAAGTTTTAAATAAATTATTTGATTTCTAG